The proteins below come from a single Miscanthus floridulus cultivar M001 chromosome 1, ASM1932011v1, whole genome shotgun sequence genomic window:
- the LOC136455375 gene encoding probable acylpyruvase FAHD2, mitochondrial, with protein sequence MAARNRWILAILASFDKVKASNLTVRIAKASSCSFDDGYALALDMTARDLQSVAKVDDELRQKGPTIDMLFKIPFLISYISSIMTLMEGDVILTGTPEGVGPVRVGQKITAGITDLIDVEFDVQRRNRCDDNTGYKGIT encoded by the exons ATGGCAGCTAGAAACAGATGGATTTTAGCAATTCTAGCTTCGTTTGATAAAGTGAAAGCGAGCAATTTAACAGTTAGAATTGCCAAGGCAAGCTCATGCTCATTTGATGATG GTTATGCACTTGCTTTGGACATGACAGCAAGGGACCTTCAATCTGTTGCTAAG GTAGATGATGAACTAAGGCAGAAAGGACCGACAATTGACATGCTATTCAAGATTCCTTTTCTGATCAGCTATATCAGTTCCATCATGACATTAATGGAGGGTGATGTGATACTAACAG GTACTCCTGAGGGTGTGGGTCCTGTCCGAGTAGGTCAGAAGATCACAGCTGGTATAACTGACCTAATTGATGTCGAGTTCGATGTTCAGAGGCGCAATCG TTGTGATGACAACACTGGATATAAGGGAATTACATGA
- the LOC136480711 gene encoding probable acylpyruvase FAHD1, mitochondrial, which produces MPAAMAAAAAQRLLAASTKIIGVGRNYVAHAKELGNPVPKEPVLFVKPTSSFLHAGVATAAVEIPEPLESLHHEVELAVVISRRGRDVPEASAMEFVGGNLRIASQRVT; this is translated from the exons ATGCCGGCGGCgatggcggctgcggcggcgcaaAGGCTCCTCGCGGCGAGCACGAAAATCATCGGCGTTGGGCGCAACTACGTAGCCCACGCCAAGGAGCTCGGCAACCCGGTCCCCAAG GAGCCCGTCCTGTTCGTGAAGCCGACCTCGTCGTTCCTCCACGCTGGAGTGGCCACCGCCGCCGTGGAGATCCCGGAGCCGCTCGAGTCGCTGCACCACGAGGTCGAGCTCGCCGTCGTCATCTCCCGGCGCGGGCGCGACGTTCCTGAGGCGTCCGCCATGGAGTTCGTCGGAGGCAATTTGAGAATTGCGTCACAACGAGTGACCTGA
- the LOC136480739 gene encoding calreticulin-like — MPILEKSSAPAAAAAAVAALIALASVAGVAGEVFFEEKFDDGWEDRWVKSDWKKDDNTAGEWNHTSGKWNGDADDKGIQTSEDYRFYAISAQYPEFSNKDKTLVLQFSVKHEQKLDCGGGYVKLLGSDVDQKKFGGDTPYSIMFGPDICGYATKKVHAILTKNGKNHLIKKEVPCETDQLTHVYTLIIRPDATYSILIDNDEKQSGSIYDDWDILPPKKIKDPEAKKPEDWDDKEYIPDPEDKKPEGYDDVPKEIPDPDAKKPEDWDDEEDGEWTAPTIPNPEYKGPWKQKKIKNPDYKGKWKAPLIDNPDFKDDPYIYAFDSLKHIGIELWQVKSGTLFDNILITDDPEYAKKLAVETWGKQKDAEKAAFDEVEKKRLEEESASSKDDDDDLDVDEDEDDADDDKADNTDTDEAEDSEDAKHDEL, encoded by the exons ATGCCGATCCTCGAGAAGTCGTCGGCCCCCGCCGCggctgccgccgccgtcgcggccCTGATCGCGCTCGCGTCCGTCGCTGGCGTCGCCGGCGAGGTCTTCTTCGAGGAGAAGTTTGACG ATGGATGGGAGGATCGCTGGGTCAAGTCCGACTGGAAGAAGGACGACAACACGGCAGGCGAGTGGAACCACACGTCCGGCAAATGGAACGGAGATGCCGACGACAAAG GAATCCAGACCTCTGAAGACTACAGGTTCTACGCCATTTCAGCGCAGTACCCCGAGTTCAGTAACAAGGACAAGACCCTGGTGCTGCAGTTCTCGGTGAAGCACGAGCAGAAGCTTGACTGTGGTGGTGGCTATGTGAAATTGCTTGGATCTGATGTTGATCAGAAGAAGTTTGGTGGCGATACCCCATACAG CATCATGTTTGGGCCGGATATCTGTGGGTATGCCACCAAGAAGGTACATGCTATCCTTACTAAGAACGGCAAGAACCATTTGATCAAGAAGGAGGTGCCATGCGAGACAGACCAGCTGACACATGTTTACACCCTGATCATCCGTCCTGATGCCACATACAGCATTCTCATTGATAACGATGAGAAGCAATCTGGCAGCATCTATGATGATTGGGATATTCTTCCTCCAAAGAAGATCAAAGACCCTGAAGCCAAGAAG CCAGAAGACTGGGATGATAAGGAATACATTCCTGATCCCgaggacaagaagccagag GGTTATGATGATGTTCCCAAGGAAATTCCTGACCCCGATGCAAAGAAG CCAGAAGATTGGGATGATGAGGAAGATGGTGAATGGACAGCCCCAACCATTCCTAACCCAGAGTACAAAGGACCATGGAAGCAAAAG AAAATCAAGAATCCGGACTACAAGGGCAAGTGGAAGGCCCCTTTGATTGACAACCCAG ATTTCAAGGACGATCCTTACATCTACGCTTTTGACAGTTTGAAGCACATTGGCATTGAGCTGTGGCAG GTTAAATCAGGAACTTTGTTCGACAACATTTTGATAACTGATGACCCTGAGTACGCCAAGAAGTTAGCAGTGGAGACCTGGGGCAAGCAGAAAGAT GCTGAGAAGGCTGCCTTTGACGAGGTTGAGAAAAAGAGGCTTGAGGAG GAATCTGCAAGCAGtaaggacgatgacgacgacttAGATGTAGAT gaggatgaggatgatgcggACGATGACAAGGCTGATAATACTGATACTGATGAGGCCGAGGACAGCGAAGATGCTAAACAT GATGAGCTCTAG
- the LOC136480749 gene encoding probable acylpyruvase FAHD2, mitochondrial gives MAAAACGGAELLAASTKIIGVGRNYIAHAKELGNPVPKEPVLFLKPTSSFLHAGVATAAVEIPEPLESLHHEVELAVVISRRGRDIPEASAMDFVGGYALALDMTARELQSAAKSAGLPWTLAKGQDTFTPISAVVPKSAVTNPDDLELWLKVDDELRQKGSTTDMIFKIPFLISYISSIMTLMEGDVILTGTPEGVGPVRVGQKIKAGITDLIDVEFDVRRRNRSFSA, from the exons atggcggctgcggCCTGCGGCGGCGCAGAGCTCCTCGCGGCGAGCACGAAGATTATCGGCGTTGGGCGCAACTACATCGCCCACGCCAAGGAGCTCGGCAACCCGGTCCCCAAG GAGCCCGTCCTGTTCCTGAAGCCGACCTCGTCGTTCCTCCACGCTGGCGTGGCCACCGCCGCCGTGGAGATCCCGGAGCCGCTCGAGTCGCTGCACCACGAGGTCGAGCTCGCCGTCGTCATCTCCCGGCGCGGGCGCGACATCCCCGAGGCGTCCGCCATGGACTTCGTCGGAG GTTATGCACTTGCTTTGGACATGACAGCAAGGGAACTTCAATCTGCTGCTAAG TCTGCAGGCCTCCCATGGACTTTGGCCAAAGGACAAGACACCTTCACTCCAATTAGTGCAGTA GTTCCTAAATCGGCTGTCACTAATCCCGACGATCTTGAGCTCTGGCTAAAG GTAGATGATGAACTAAGGCAGAAAGGATCGACAACTGACATGATATTCAAGATTCCTTTTCTGATCAGCTATATCAGTTCCATCATGACATTAATGGAGGGTGATGTGATACTAACAG GTACTCCTGAGGGTGTGGGTCCTGTGCGAGTAGGTCAGAAGATCAAAGCTGGTATAACTGACCTAATTGATGTCGAGTTTGATGTTCGGAGGCGCAATCGGTCATTTTCCGCATGA